One Hevea brasiliensis isolate MT/VB/25A 57/8 chromosome 5, ASM3005281v1, whole genome shotgun sequence genomic region harbors:
- the LOC110656014 gene encoding uncharacterized protein LOC110656014 — protein MSDNDHDHPGPRIPEPRARPVGGTEYSWCKAVPGGTGITVLALLVSKFPDINLLQAALHQLQTSHPILRSKLHFDAATATFSFVTPPSSHLKIQLFDHSSTSAILSNNSNNPSVTPFHLILEHEINTNSWSSSALESTDLDLFFASVYTLSESQWVVVLRLHTAACDRASGVAVLRELLEATGGRKENSNIELYNDNGVVGLGIEDCIPSGKANKPFWARGMDVLGYSLNSLRLANLNFVDAESARCSQLVRLKMNPDETHRLLQGCKSIGIQLCGAIAAAGLIAAHSSKGLTVDQRHKYGVVTLIDCRSLLDPVLNSHHLGFYHSGIMNTHDVSGGDKLWELAKRCYLAFSNAKNNNKHFMDISDLNFLMCKAIDNPGLTPSSALRTACISVFEDPVIDDSNETHGELGVEDYVGCASVHGVGPSIAVFDTIRDGSLDSACVYPSPLHSRDQMQKFIDDMKRILVDSCVNMEEGEN, from the exons ATGTCTGACAATGACCACGACCACCCAGGACCACGAATCCCTGAGCCGAGGGCTAGGCCGGTGGGTGGCACAGAGTACAGTTGGTGCAAAGCAGTGCCCGGCGGCACCGGTATCACCGTCCTAGCCCTTCTCGTTTCAAAATTCCCTGACATAAACCTTCTCCAAGCTGCCCTCCACCAACTCCAGACTTCCCACCCCATTCTCCGCTCCAAGCTCCACTTCGACGCCGCCACCGCCACTTTCTCCTTCGTTACTCCGCCCTCCTCTCACCTCAAAATCCAACTATTTGATCATTCTTCAACCTCCGCTATTCTTTCCAATAATTCCAACAACCCCTCTGTTACGCCATTCCATCTCATTCTAGAGCACGAAATAAACACAAATTCATGGTCGTCATCAGCACTCGAGAGTACTGACCTTGATCTGTTCTTCGCTAGCGTGTACACTCTAAGCGAAAGCCAGTGGGTAGTGGTGCTCCGGCTGCACACGGCAGCATGCGACCGTGCATCGGGGGTGGCGGTGCTAAGAGAACTGCTAGAGGCGACGGGTGGAAGGAAAGAGAATAGTAATATAGAATTATATAATGATAATGGAGTGGTTGGGTTGGGAATTGAAGATTGTATTCCTAGTGGGAAAGCTAACAAGCCCTTTTGGGCTCGTGGAATGGATGTTCTTGGGTATTCTTTGAATTCTTTAAGGCTGGCGAATTTGAACTTTGTTGATGCTGAATCTGCTAGATGCTCTCAGTTGGTGAGATTAAAAATGAACCCAGATGAAACCCACAGGCTTCTTCAG GGCTGCAAATCGATAGGGATTCAACTGTGTGGAGCCATAGCAGCTGCTGGTTTGATAGCAGCACACTCCTCCAAAGGCCTTACTGTTGACCAAAGGCACAAGTATGGTGTTGTAACCCTCATCGACTGTCGTTCACTTCTTGACCCTGTCCTCAATTCCCACCATCTTG GATTTTACCACTCTGGCATCATGAATACACATGATGTAAGTGGAGGTGACAAGCTGTGGGAGCTAGCAAAGAGATGTTACTTGGCCTTTTCAAATGCAAAGAACAACAACAAGCACTTTATGGACATAAGTGACCTCAACTTCCTAATGTGTAAGGCAATTGATAATCCAGGTTTAACTCCATCTTCAGCATTGAGAACTGCCTGCATATCAGTGTTTGAGGACCCTGTGATTGATGATTCTAATGAAACGCATGGAGAGCTTGGAGTTGAGGATTATGTGGGTTGTGCTTCAGTCCATGGCGTTGGCCCTTCCATCGCCGTATTTGACACCATACGTGATGGAAGCTTGGATTCTGCTTGTGTTTATCCATCGCCATTGCATTCAAGGGATCAAATGCAGAAGTTTATTGATGATATGAAGAGAATTCTTGTGGATTCTTGTGTCAACATGGAGGAAGGGGAGAACTAG
- the LOC110656015 gene encoding auxin-induced protein X15 — MLGKKMVSFKKLAKKVKVIGKGDCESSQQEYLLRGFEDASSANLTTTPTGFFAVYVGEERERFVVPTSFLSHPLFKMLLEKSYNEFGFEQRNKLVVPCSASTFQEVINAVECCNGRFDFGNLVEEFI, encoded by the coding sequence ATGTTGGGGAAAAAGATGGTTTCTTTCAAAAAACTTGCCAAGAAGGTGAAGGTTATTGGTAAAGGGGATTGTGAGTCATCACAACAAGAATATTTGCTTAGGGGATTTGAGGATGCTTCCTCTGCTAATTTGACCACAACCCCAACTGGATTTTTTGCTGTATATGTAGGGGAAGAGAGGGAAAGATTTGTGGTTCCAACTAGCTTCCTCAGTCACCCACTCTTCAAGATGCTGCTGGAGAAATCATACAATGAGTTTGGGTTTGAGCAAAGGAACAAGCTTGTGGTTCCATGCAGTGCCTCCACTTTTCAAGAAGTTATAAATGCTGTTGAATGTTGCAATGGTAGGTTTGATTTTGGAAATTTGGTTGAGGAGTTTATATAG